One Falsarthrobacter nasiphocae DNA segment encodes these proteins:
- a CDS encoding FAD-dependent oxidoreductase yields MTESTAPRPLRVAIVGAGPAGVYAADLLLKSAPVSSGERPVRIDLFDRYPAPWGLIRYGVAPDHPRIKGIVNALHKVLQRDEIRFFGNVEFGKDADLAFFRRFYDAVIFATGAVKDAALPIPGIEAEGSFGGADFVSWYDGHPDVPRTWDLSAKEVAVIGNGNVALDIARVLSKHADDLLVTEIPENVYEGLKSSAVTDVHVFGRRGPAQVKFTPLELRELSHSRDVDIVLYEEDFEFDDASDEAIRTNNQVRTMVNTLTNWLVEQEERTEQASRRLHLHFLHSPREILTDERGAVRAMTFDRQELDGHGNVTATGEVVEYPVQAVYRAVGYFGSPLEGLEYDDRRGVLPNDGGHVLDSAGEIVPGVYATGWIKRGPVGLIGHTKSDASETIAMLLEDADSLYTAESPEPESVDAALEAKGVEFTTWEGWLELDAHERALGTDGEWPVERERVKVVDRDDMVRISRGR; encoded by the coding sequence GTGACTGAATCCACGGCTCCCCGTCCGCTGCGCGTCGCCATCGTTGGGGCCGGCCCGGCTGGAGTGTACGCCGCGGATCTGCTGCTCAAGTCTGCCCCCGTGTCCTCGGGGGAGCGGCCCGTGCGGATTGACCTCTTTGACCGCTACCCCGCCCCGTGGGGCCTCATCCGGTATGGCGTGGCCCCGGACCACCCGCGCATCAAGGGCATCGTCAACGCCCTCCACAAGGTCCTCCAGCGGGACGAGATCCGGTTCTTCGGCAACGTCGAGTTCGGCAAGGACGCGGACCTTGCCTTCTTCCGCCGCTTCTACGACGCCGTCATCTTCGCCACGGGAGCGGTCAAGGACGCGGCCCTGCCGATCCCCGGCATCGAGGCCGAGGGGAGCTTCGGCGGCGCCGACTTCGTCTCCTGGTACGACGGCCACCCGGACGTGCCTCGCACGTGGGACCTCTCCGCGAAGGAGGTCGCGGTCATCGGCAACGGCAACGTGGCCCTGGACATCGCGCGCGTCCTCTCCAAGCACGCGGACGACCTCCTCGTCACGGAGATCCCCGAGAACGTCTACGAGGGCCTCAAGTCCTCCGCCGTGACGGACGTGCACGTCTTCGGCCGCCGCGGCCCCGCGCAGGTCAAGTTCACGCCGCTGGAGCTCCGCGAGCTCTCTCACTCCCGGGACGTGGACATCGTCCTCTATGAGGAGGACTTCGAGTTCGACGACGCCTCCGACGAGGCCATCCGGACCAACAACCAGGTCAGGACCATGGTCAACACCCTGACCAACTGGCTCGTCGAGCAGGAAGAGCGCACGGAGCAGGCCTCGCGCCGCCTCCACCTGCACTTCCTCCACTCGCCACGCGAGATCCTCACCGACGAGCGGGGCGCAGTCCGGGCCATGACCTTCGACCGCCAAGAGCTCGACGGCCACGGCAATGTCACTGCCACGGGCGAGGTCGTCGAGTACCCCGTCCAGGCCGTGTACCGGGCCGTCGGCTACTTCGGCTCGCCCCTTGAGGGCCTGGAGTACGACGACCGCCGCGGCGTCCTCCCCAACGACGGCGGCCACGTGCTGGACTCCGCGGGGGAGATCGTCCCGGGCGTCTACGCCACGGGATGGATCAAGCGCGGGCCCGTCGGCCTGATCGGTCATACCAAGTCGGACGCCTCCGAGACCATCGCGATGCTCCTCGAGGATGCGGACTCGCTCTACACGGCGGAGAGCCCCGAGCCGGAGAGCGTGGATGCCGCCCTTGAGGCGAAGGGCGTCGAGTTCACCACGTGGGAGGGCTGGCTGGAGCTGGACGCCCACGAGCGCGCCCTCGGAACGGACGGCGAGTGGCCGGTGGAGCGCGAGCGCGTCAAGGTCGTCGACCGTGACGACATGGTTCGGATCTCTCGCGGCCGCTGA
- the htpX gene encoding zinc metalloprotease HtpX: MHEHHNGLKTAALFGGMFAVLLAIGAVIASSTGRPGFLYGFAIIGVVMTFYSYWNSDKIAIRSMNAYPVTPDQAPEIYRIVHELSERAQQPMPRIFVAPTPTPNAFATGRNPKNAAVCCTEGILQLLDERELRGVLGHELMHVYNRDILTSSVAAAIGGVISSVAQGMLWFGGGSRENRGNPLAMIAVALLAPIAATVIQMSISRTREYDADEDGARLTQDPLALASALNKLQTGISRYPMDAENPRVQNTAHMMIANPFRGAKLGNMFSTHPPMEQRIARLEAMAGGQGRTEVGFYR, translated from the coding sequence ATGCATGAGCATCACAACGGACTCAAGACGGCTGCTCTCTTCGGAGGCATGTTCGCTGTCCTCCTCGCCATCGGCGCGGTCATCGCCAGCTCCACGGGGCGGCCCGGGTTCCTCTACGGGTTCGCCATCATCGGCGTCGTCATGACGTTCTACAGCTACTGGAACTCGGACAAGATCGCCATCCGGTCTATGAACGCCTACCCCGTGACGCCGGATCAGGCGCCGGAGATCTACCGGATTGTGCATGAGCTCTCGGAACGCGCCCAGCAGCCCATGCCCCGCATCTTCGTGGCGCCGACGCCCACGCCCAACGCGTTCGCCACGGGCCGCAACCCCAAGAACGCGGCCGTGTGCTGCACCGAGGGCATCCTCCAGCTGCTCGACGAGCGGGAGCTGCGCGGTGTCCTGGGGCACGAGCTCATGCACGTCTACAACCGGGACATCCTCACGAGCTCGGTGGCCGCCGCCATCGGAGGCGTCATCTCGTCCGTGGCCCAGGGGATGCTCTGGTTCGGCGGCGGAAGCCGGGAGAACCGCGGAAACCCGCTGGCGATGATCGCCGTCGCTCTCCTGGCGCCCATCGCGGCCACGGTCATCCAGATGTCCATCTCCCGCACGCGCGAGTACGACGCGGACGAGGACGGTGCACGGCTCACGCAGGACCCGCTCGCGCTCGCGTCCGCGCTCAACAAGCTCCAGACCGGCATCTCGCGGTACCCCATGGACGCGGAGAACCCGCGCGTGCAGAACACAGCGCACATGATGATCGCCAACCCGTTCCGCGGGGCCAAGCTCGGGAACATGTTCTCGACGCACCCGCCGATGGAGCAGCGCATCGCCCGTCTCGAGGCCATGGCAGGGGGCCAGGGGCGCACCGAGGTGGGCTTCTACCGCTAG
- a CDS encoding type 1 glutamine amidotransferase domain-containing protein: MKKVLLVLTSHDQLGDTGEKTGYFVGEAAHPWKVFTDAGYFVDFASIAGGQPPQDGVDEDDEISMAFLNDETVKASLYNTPKVSVVDPDLYDAVYLVGGHGTMFDFTKHEPLQKLVSTVYDDGGVVGAVCHGIAGLLGAELENGLRILEGKKATSFTNAEEEAAKKTEAVPYLLQDAVEADGATFKEAEPFEENVVVDENLVTGQNPASAGGVAKEMVKLITVAVRREKKQEQDEAEALRAEKDAEKAAEEADDENA; encoded by the coding sequence ATGAAGAAGGTCCTGCTCGTCCTCACCAGCCACGACCAGCTCGGAGACACCGGCGAGAAGACCGGATACTTCGTCGGCGAGGCCGCCCACCCGTGGAAGGTCTTCACGGATGCGGGCTACTTTGTTGACTTCGCCTCGATTGCCGGCGGTCAGCCCCCGCAGGACGGCGTCGACGAGGACGACGAGATCTCGATGGCCTTCCTCAACGACGAGACCGTCAAGGCGTCCCTGTACAACACGCCCAAGGTCTCGGTTGTGGATCCGGACCTCTATGACGCGGTCTACCTCGTGGGCGGGCACGGCACCATGTTCGACTTCACCAAGCACGAGCCCCTCCAGAAGCTCGTCTCCACGGTGTACGACGACGGCGGCGTCGTGGGTGCCGTGTGCCATGGCATCGCCGGCCTCCTCGGCGCGGAGCTGGAGAACGGCCTGCGCATCCTCGAGGGCAAGAAGGCCACGTCCTTCACCAACGCGGAGGAGGAGGCAGCCAAGAAGACGGAGGCCGTTCCGTACCTCCTTCAGGATGCGGTGGAGGCCGACGGCGCCACGTTCAAGGAGGCCGAGCCCTTCGAGGAGAACGTCGTCGTGGACGAGAACCTCGTGACCGGCCAGAACCCGGCCTCCGCGGGAGGCGTGGCCAAGGAGATGGTCAAGCTCATCACCGTGGCCGTCCGCCGGGAGAAGAAGCAGGAGCAGGACGAGGCCGAGGCTCTCCGCGCCGAGAAGGACGCGGAGAAGGCCGCTGAAGAGGCAGACGACGAGAACGCCTAG
- a CDS encoding TetR/AcrR family transcriptional regulator, which produces MGRPKALDRKQQLLEEILEYLRTRTLSSVTFRTLADALGVSSYVLVYQFGNREALIGDIVREIDYRVTYSGLPNELEVDYAEFEALVERGLGELFTAESRHLLRLQVEAAVLDAVSENPKGNLAQFQHLWSALVVEFVMQLGVSKEDAEALGAGLINTFGGIRLDYVLNGNDAEARRNVAASMKLLRELVVARLGGPEAAEDAMKKRVSVTLDAPALAVAQRPNPAR; this is translated from the coding sequence ATGGGCAGACCAAAAGCACTTGATCGCAAGCAGCAACTTCTGGAAGAGATTCTCGAGTACCTGCGGACCCGTACCCTCTCCTCGGTGACGTTCCGCACGCTGGCTGACGCCCTGGGCGTCAGCTCTTACGTCCTTGTGTACCAGTTCGGCAATCGCGAGGCGCTCATCGGGGACATCGTGCGGGAGATCGACTACCGCGTGACCTACTCCGGCCTTCCGAACGAGCTGGAGGTGGACTACGCCGAGTTCGAGGCCCTCGTCGAGAGGGGCCTGGGTGAGCTTTTCACCGCCGAGAGTCGGCATCTCCTGCGCCTCCAGGTCGAGGCGGCGGTCCTTGACGCCGTCAGTGAGAACCCCAAGGGCAACTTGGCCCAGTTCCAGCACCTGTGGTCCGCGCTCGTCGTCGAGTTCGTCATGCAGCTCGGCGTGAGCAAGGAGGACGCAGAGGCGCTCGGAGCGGGCCTGATCAACACGTTCGGCGGCATCCGGCTCGACTACGTCCTCAACGGCAATGACGCCGAGGCGAGGCGGAACGTCGCCGCGTCGATGAAACTGTTGCGCGAGCTCGTCGTCGCGCGCCTGGGCGGTCCTGAGGCCGCAGAGGATGCCATGAAGAAGCGTGTCTCAGTGACGCTGGATGCGCCGGCTCTCGCCGTCGCCCAGCGCCCCAACCCCGCGCGTTAG
- a CDS encoding Fur family transcriptional regulator, whose protein sequence is MDSVTQTSAAPAAPDWRALLKARGLRVTRQRLAVLSSLHDAGHLMADEIARAIPAVAGPEAAIALPSVYAVLGDLERADLVRKVDLGTGRALFETRVGDNHHHAVCRTCGRVDDVPCAVGHAPCLDPQSTDMRIEVADVVFRGLCHDCATAANTAQPAVGHEDSTMNGVNHD, encoded by the coding sequence ATGGACAGTGTGACGCAGACCTCGGCCGCCCCCGCGGCGCCGGACTGGCGCGCCCTCCTCAAGGCGCGCGGACTGCGCGTGACTCGCCAACGCCTCGCCGTGCTCTCGTCTCTGCACGACGCCGGCCATCTCATGGCTGACGAGATCGCTCGAGCCATCCCCGCCGTCGCGGGCCCCGAGGCAGCCATTGCCCTGCCGTCCGTCTACGCCGTCCTGGGGGACCTCGAACGAGCCGACCTCGTTCGCAAGGTCGACCTCGGCACCGGGCGGGCCCTCTTCGAGACGCGCGTGGGGGACAACCACCACCACGCCGTCTGCCGCACCTGCGGCCGCGTGGACGACGTGCCCTGCGCCGTCGGCCACGCCCCTTGTCTCGACCCGCAGTCGACTGACATGCGGATCGAGGTCGCGGACGTCGTCTTCCGCGGCCTGTGCCACGACTGCGCCACCGCGGCCAACACCGCGCAGCCCGCCGTCGGACACGAAGATTCCACGATGAATGGAGTGAACCATGACTGA
- a CDS encoding ABC transporter family substrate-binding protein, with the protein MIQGSKAPASRTLKVSAVALVSVLALAACGGGGNDAKIDAGTSGSDKTATNPQPVDKLDQGGTLQIPVGGIGPDYNRFSANGNSSDNANMQSPMYQATVFNYKADGSPVLNKDFMEDAKSEMKDGKQVITYTFNPKAKWNDGTPIDWKTLKNQAEVLSGKNKDYALVSSAGYEDIEKVEKGDKDNVAVVTMKKEFYPWEDLFSDGSGEGMFHPAINTPDIFNKGFNKLHPEWMAGPFKLEKNDSAAKTVSMVPNDKWWGEKPVLNKIIFRAIDSTANIAAFKNGEVDAVAISTEARYKQAAGAANAEERRGQRLSVFGLVFNAKSDSLVKDPVIRKAMWQATNREQMRDVRYKGLDWKEDAPGSWMSMPFSPYYENNYPVQTSVEESNKTLEAAGWKKGSDGIYAKDGKRLTVTLTDFGQGDPMTTALDQTIQAQMKNAGIELKLDVRGDSQFNDTMAKRNFQVIMMGYTVGSDPTSAPKQYYKSGGENMSGTGTAEIDKMIADFKMSDDASARAKQANAIEKKAMEQYGMLPMWNGPIISLYRKGLANYGPSLYQSIDWTKVGFEKGSTHK; encoded by the coding sequence ATGATCCAGGGATCCAAGGCCCCGGCCTCCCGCACTCTCAAGGTCTCCGCCGTTGCTCTCGTCTCCGTCCTCGCCCTCGCGGCCTGCGGTGGCGGCGGCAACGACGCGAAGATCGACGCTGGCACCTCCGGCAGCGACAAGACGGCGACCAACCCGCAGCCTGTCGACAAGCTCGACCAGGGCGGCACCCTCCAGATCCCCGTCGGCGGCATCGGCCCGGACTACAACCGGTTCTCCGCCAACGGCAACAGCTCGGACAACGCCAACATGCAGTCCCCGATGTACCAGGCGACGGTCTTCAACTACAAGGCCGACGGCTCCCCCGTCCTCAACAAGGACTTCATGGAGGACGCCAAGTCTGAGATGAAGGACGGCAAGCAGGTCATCACCTACACCTTCAACCCGAAGGCCAAGTGGAACGACGGCACGCCGATCGACTGGAAGACCCTCAAGAACCAGGCCGAGGTCCTCTCCGGCAAGAACAAGGACTACGCCCTTGTCTCGAGCGCCGGCTACGAGGACATCGAGAAGGTCGAGAAGGGCGACAAGGACAACGTCGCCGTCGTGACGATGAAGAAGGAGTTCTACCCCTGGGAGGACCTCTTCTCCGACGGCAGCGGCGAGGGCATGTTCCACCCCGCGATCAACACGCCGGACATCTTCAACAAGGGCTTCAACAAGCTGCACCCCGAGTGGATGGCAGGCCCGTTCAAGCTCGAGAAGAACGACTCCGCGGCGAAGACCGTCTCCATGGTCCCCAACGACAAGTGGTGGGGCGAGAAGCCGGTCCTCAACAAGATCATCTTCCGCGCCATTGACTCGACCGCGAACATCGCGGCGTTCAAGAACGGCGAGGTCGACGCCGTCGCCATCTCCACCGAGGCCCGCTACAAGCAGGCCGCCGGCGCCGCCAACGCCGAGGAGCGCCGCGGCCAGCGCCTCTCGGTCTTCGGCCTCGTCTTCAACGCGAAGTCGGACTCCCTCGTCAAGGACCCCGTGATCCGCAAGGCGATGTGGCAGGCCACCAACCGCGAGCAGATGCGCGACGTCCGCTACAAGGGCCTCGACTGGAAGGAAGACGCCCCGGGCTCCTGGATGAGCATGCCGTTCTCCCCCTACTACGAGAACAACTACCCCGTCCAGACGTCCGTCGAGGAGTCCAACAAGACCCTCGAGGCAGCCGGCTGGAAGAAGGGCTCGGACGGCATCTACGCCAAGGACGGCAAGCGCCTCACCGTCACGCTGACCGACTTCGGTCAGGGCGACCCGATGACGACGGCGCTCGACCAGACGATCCAGGCCCAGATGAAGAACGCGGGCATCGAGCTCAAGCTGGACGTGCGCGGCGACTCGCAGTTCAACGACACGATGGCCAAGCGGAACTTCCAGGTCATCATGATGGGCTACACGGTCGGCTCCGACCCGACGAGCGCCCCCAAGCAGTACTACAAGTCGGGCGGCGAGAACATGTCCGGCACGGGTACGGCCGAGATCGACAAGATGATCGCGGACTTCAAGATGAGCGACGACGCCTCGGCTCGCGCCAAGCAGGCCAACGCCATCGAGAAGAAGGCCATGGAGCAGTACGGCATGCTTCCGATGTGGAACGGCCCGATCATCTCGCTGTACCGCAAGGGCCTCGCCAACTACGGCCCGTCCCTCTACCAGTCGATTGACTGGACGAAGGTCGGCTTCGAGAAGGGCTCGACCCACAAGTAA
- a CDS encoding catalase — translation MTDAKFPSTTPEGAPAVSDRNSLTIGNNGPIVLHDHHLVESLQHFNRMNVPERRPHAKGSGAFGTFEVTHDVSQYTKASVFQPGSKVDMLARFSTVAGELGSPDTWRDVRGFSLKFYTQEGNLDIVGNNTPIFFVRDPMKFPHFIRSQKRLPDSGLRDGDMQWDFWTQNPESAHQVTYLMGDRGLPASWRHMHGFGSHTYMWINEAGEKFWVKYHFRTDQGEQNLTNEEAEKIAGADADYHRRDLFEAIARGEFPSWTLHVQVIPYEDAKTYRFNPFDLTKTVSQKDYPLIEVGKMTLNRNPQNHFAEIEQAAFAPSNQVPGTGFSPDKMLLGRVFAYSDAARYRIGTNFAQLPVNRPIVPVNSYSQDGHMRFDHTGDAPIYVPNTLGRPYSDETGPVEDSWENDGELVRAAYDLHSEDDDFGQPGTLYREVFTDEQRERFLETLTGQLEGLKRDIVRENFVAYWTNVDADLGAKLAAKK, via the coding sequence ATGACTGACGCGAAATTCCCGTCCACCACACCCGAGGGCGCACCCGCCGTCTCTGATCGCAACTCGCTGACGATCGGCAACAACGGCCCGATCGTCCTCCACGACCACCACCTCGTGGAGTCCCTGCAGCACTTCAACCGGATGAACGTCCCGGAGCGTCGTCCGCACGCCAAGGGCTCCGGCGCGTTCGGCACGTTCGAGGTGACCCACGACGTCTCGCAGTACACCAAGGCCTCGGTCTTCCAGCCGGGCTCCAAGGTGGACATGCTCGCCCGCTTCTCCACGGTTGCAGGCGAGCTCGGCTCCCCTGACACCTGGCGGGACGTCCGCGGCTTCTCCCTGAAGTTCTACACGCAGGAAGGCAACCTGGACATCGTCGGCAACAACACGCCGATCTTCTTCGTCCGCGACCCCATGAAGTTCCCCCACTTCATCCGCTCGCAGAAGCGCCTCCCGGACTCCGGCCTGCGCGACGGCGACATGCAGTGGGACTTCTGGACGCAGAACCCCGAGTCCGCGCACCAGGTCACCTACCTCATGGGTGACCGCGGCCTCCCCGCCTCCTGGCGCCACATGCACGGCTTCGGCTCCCACACCTACATGTGGATCAACGAGGCCGGCGAGAAGTTCTGGGTGAAGTACCACTTCCGCACGGACCAGGGCGAGCAGAACCTCACGAACGAGGAAGCGGAGAAGATCGCCGGCGCGGACGCCGACTACCACCGCCGCGACCTCTTCGAGGCGATCGCGCGCGGCGAGTTCCCGTCCTGGACCCTCCACGTGCAGGTCATCCCGTACGAGGACGCCAAGACGTACCGCTTCAACCCGTTCGACCTCACGAAGACGGTGTCCCAGAAGGACTACCCGCTCATCGAGGTCGGCAAGATGACGCTCAACCGCAACCCGCAGAACCACTTCGCGGAGATCGAGCAGGCCGCGTTCGCGCCGAGCAACCAGGTCCCCGGCACCGGCTTCTCCCCGGACAAGATGCTCCTGGGCCGCGTGTTCGCGTACTCGGATGCCGCGCGCTACCGCATCGGCACGAACTTCGCGCAGCTGCCGGTCAACCGCCCGATCGTCCCGGTCAACAGCTACAGCCAGGACGGCCACATGCGGTTCGACCACACGGGCGACGCCCCGATCTACGTGCCCAACACCCTCGGCCGCCCGTACTCGGACGAGACCGGCCCGGTTGAGGACTCGTGGGAGAACGACGGCGAGCTGGTTCGCGCCGCCTACGACCTCCACTCGGAGGACGACGACTTCGGCCAGCCCGGCACGCTCTACCGCGAGGTCTTCACGGACGAGCAGCGAGAGCGCTTCCTGGAGACGCTCACGGGCCAGCTCGAGGGCCTCAAGCGGGATATCGTTCGCGAGAACTTCGTGGCCTACTGGACGAACGTGGACGCCGACCTCGGCGCCAAGCTCGCCGCCAAGAAGTAG
- a CDS encoding sigma-70 family RNA polymerase sigma factor: MPTAETAASLAERSDAELIAASRSGDQGSFEELYRRHADAVRSVARRHVNNQSDVEDLTSEAFAKVLELLQRGIGPHSFFRAYVCTTVSRLAFAANQQGDRSRPTDEPELFDDPDEGASDPIMKKFESGVVARAFLSLPERWQSVLWYQIVDGMTPAEIAPLLGLRPNGVSALLVRAKEGLRNAYLQEHVQQAGEDECAPHAAMLGAYVRNGLSARNRSRVEAHVTTCSRCAALILQLEDVSVGMRGIVLPLHIGLIGGGGTLLAAAAGSGAAGGLAGSPSGAADAVPSHAGAAVEAAGPGLGAAGAAGAAGALASAAPAAAAVPKPWWAGMTQGAGLAASSAGVVAVAATVVAVTGAPLPWDKAPSAETPPASSQSGERAAGLSAASSTAGAQGASQAAPKSEQKSSPKAAGQAPAGASAASAAADPAQQPSGPSGAPAGAGSAEAAGLAVVPAAPAGAPRVADPRGPAPAEAVQPDTTAQAPAPTDSLVEDQAPFSQPAPDGEAEVPTEAPEPVASAVAPAEADPSRPDATTPRTEPLDRVPSSSAIPRPTPSSEPKAPQESDEPTQTPAPRPSEPSTPAEEPKPAEPTQTPTPRPSEPSRPADEPHPSTPTAPVHSVDSVPSLVPTDSTINVTVRPDASRPVRSLPDPLVEEHDVSDAWSPYDEVIPAPLPSRDVLDARETTPTSSMSLLEYLFVLSDRLGRR; the protein is encoded by the coding sequence ATGCCTACTGCCGAAACCGCCGCCTCGCTCGCCGAGCGCTCCGACGCCGAGCTCATCGCCGCCTCGCGCAGCGGGGACCAGGGCTCCTTTGAGGAGCTGTACCGCCGCCACGCGGACGCGGTGCGCTCTGTCGCCCGCCGTCACGTCAACAACCAGTCTGACGTCGAGGACCTGACGTCTGAGGCCTTCGCCAAGGTCCTCGAGCTCCTCCAGCGGGGGATCGGACCCCACTCCTTCTTCCGGGCCTACGTCTGCACGACGGTGTCCCGGCTCGCCTTCGCCGCCAACCAGCAGGGGGACCGGTCTCGGCCCACGGACGAGCCCGAGCTCTTCGACGATCCCGACGAAGGCGCCTCTGACCCCATCATGAAGAAGTTCGAGTCCGGGGTCGTCGCCCGCGCCTTCCTGTCTCTCCCGGAGCGCTGGCAGTCCGTCCTCTGGTACCAGATTGTCGACGGCATGACCCCCGCGGAGATCGCACCCTTGCTGGGGCTGCGCCCCAACGGGGTCTCCGCTCTCCTCGTGCGCGCCAAGGAGGGGCTCCGCAACGCCTACCTCCAGGAGCACGTCCAGCAGGCAGGCGAGGACGAGTGCGCGCCCCACGCGGCGATGCTCGGCGCCTATGTGCGCAACGGGCTGAGCGCGCGGAACCGCTCCCGTGTGGAGGCGCACGTCACGACGTGCTCGCGGTGCGCCGCGCTCATCCTTCAGCTTGAGGACGTGAGCGTCGGCATGCGAGGGATCGTCCTTCCGCTGCACATCGGTCTCATCGGCGGGGGCGGCACGCTTCTCGCGGCAGCGGCTGGCTCCGGTGCGGCCGGTGGTCTTGCGGGGTCTCCTTCAGGCGCGGCCGACGCCGTCCCGTCTCACGCGGGCGCCGCCGTAGAGGCGGCGGGGCCTGGGCTCGGCGCCGCGGGGGCTGCGGGCGCCGCCGGGGCGCTCGCCTCTGCGGCCCCGGCCGCCGCGGCCGTGCCCAAGCCGTGGTGGGCGGGGATGACCCAGGGCGCAGGCCTTGCGGCCTCGAGCGCCGGCGTGGTGGCGGTGGCCGCGACGGTCGTCGCCGTCACGGGGGCCCCGCTCCCGTGGGACAAGGCGCCCTCTGCCGAGACGCCGCCGGCTTCGAGCCAGAGCGGGGAGCGCGCAGCGGGGCTGTCCGCGGCGTCCTCGACGGCGGGCGCGCAGGGCGCCTCCCAGGCCGCCCCGAAGTCCGAGCAGAAGTCGTCGCCGAAGGCCGCAGGTCAGGCCCCTGCGGGGGCCTCTGCAGCCTCTGCGGCGGCTGACCCCGCACAACAGCCGTCCGGCCCCTCTGGCGCGCCTGCTGGCGCGGGCAGCGCCGAGGCCGCCGGCCTCGCAGTGGTGCCCGCCGCCCCTGCGGGGGCGCCGCGCGTGGCTGACCCTCGTGGGCCCGCCCCGGCCGAGGCCGTCCAGCCGGACACAACTGCCCAGGCGCCCGCGCCGACGGACTCACTGGTTGAGGACCAGGCCCCGTTCAGCCAGCCTGCCCCGGATGGGGAGGCAGAAGTGCCGACGGAGGCCCCGGAGCCCGTTGCGTCCGCCGTGGCGCCGGCGGAGGCTGATCCGAGCCGTCCCGACGCCACGACGCCCCGGACCGAGCCGCTCGATCGCGTCCCCTCTTCGAGCGCCATCCCCCGCCCCACGCCGTCGTCGGAGCCGAAGGCCCCGCAGGAGAGCGACGAGCCCACGCAGACGCCGGCGCCGAGGCCGTCGGAGCCGAGCACGCCCGCCGAGGAGCCGAAGCCTGCCGAGCCCACGCAGACGCCGACGCCGAGGCCGTCGGAGCCGAGCAGGCCCGCCGACGAGCCCCATCCGTCCACACCCACGGCCCCGGTGCACTCGGTGGATTCTGTGCCCTCTCTTGTGCCAACAGACTCCACCATCAACGTGACGGTGCGGCCGGACGCGAGCAGGCCCGTGCGCTCCCTCCCGGATCCCCTGGTGGAGGAGCATGACGTCTCGGACGCGTGGAGCCCCTACGACGAGGTCATCCCCGCGCCGCTGCCCTCCCGGGACGTCCTTGACGCCCGCGAGACGACCCCGACCTCGTCAATGTCGCTTTTGGAATACCTCTTTGTCTTGAGCGACAGGCTCGGCCGCCGGTAG